One genomic segment of Choristoneura fumiferana chromosome Z, NRCan_CFum_1, whole genome shotgun sequence includes these proteins:
- the Csp gene encoding cysteine string protein — protein MDKRKLSTAGDSLYQILQVPKTATADDVKKSYRKLALKYHPDKNPNNPDASEKFKEVNRAHTILSDATKRNIYDNYGSLGLYIAEQFGEENVNAYFVVTSTWCKALFIVCGILTGCYFCCCLCCCCNCCCGKCKPRPPEESGDYHTLERDDSDGVAAVTVQPGGEGRPSGEQAPPIAMPAPPPAAPAASAPAPAPLGVSENTGLNTGSSIPKYT, from the coding sequence ATGGATAAAAGGAAGCTATCAACAGCCGGAGACAGTCTCTATCAAATACTTCAAGTACCTAAGACTGCAACAGCAGACGATGTCAAGAAAAGTTACCGGAAGTTGGCGTTGAAATACCATCCGGATAAAAATCCGAACAATCCAGATGCGTCGGAGAAGTTCAAAGAAGTTAATCGTGCACATACGATACTTAGTGACGCCACGAAGAGAAACATCTATGACAACTATGGGTCGCTGGGATTGTACATCGCGGAGCAGTTTGGCGAGGAGAATGTCAATGCGTATTTCGTAGTGACGAGCACCTGGTGCAAGGCGCTTTTCATCGTGTGCGGCATCCTGACTGGCTGCTACTTCTGCTGCTGCCTGTGCTGCTGCTGCAACTGCTGCTGCGGCAAGTGCAAGCCGCGCCCGCCGGAGGAGTCGGGCGACTACCACACGCTCGAGCGCGACGACTCGGATGGCGTGGCAGCCGTGACCGTGCAGCCCGGCGGCGAGGGCCGCCCGTCCGGCGAGCAGGCGCCGCCCATCGCCATGCCCGCGCcaccgcccgccgcgcccgctgcctccgcgcccgcgcccgcgcctcTTGGCGTCTCCGAGAACACCGGCCTCAACACAG